A window from Candidatus Woesearchaeota archaeon encodes these proteins:
- a CDS encoding DUF5320 domain-containing protein, protein MPNKDGTGPEEKGPRTGRQMGNCEGAKPTGRGLGPRGSGMRRGLGRRFVNKAPNNKD, encoded by the coding sequence ATGCCAAATAAAGACGGAACAGGACCAGAAGAAAAAGGACCTAGAACAGGAAGACAGATGGGAAATTGCGAAGGAGCAAAACCTACTGGTAGAGGTTTAGGACCGCGCGGAAGTGGAATGCGAAGAGGTTTGGGAAGAAGATTTGTAAACAAAGCTCCAAACAACAAGGATTAA